A stretch of Haloprofundus halophilus DNA encodes these proteins:
- the htpX gene encoding zinc metalloprotease HtpX — translation MEWKPDWGLRGRMALTMFLLFALYIVFVGVLSQIGYSYMLIFVGIFFLAQFLFSDKLALYSMGAKKVSEDEYPQLHAMVGRLSQQADLPKPDVAVAQSRVPNAFATGRSQKSSTVAVTTGLLQTLDQEELEGVMAHELAHVKNRDVMVMTIASFLSTVAFMIVRWGFWFGGGSRREGGAPVIVAILVSLVVWVVSFLLIRALSRYREYAADRGGATITGNPSALASALLTIDGRMDNVPKEDLREQSEMNAFFIIPIRSGFIGKIASTHPSTENRVERLRQLEREMEGR, via the coding sequence ATGGAATGGAAACCCGACTGGGGGCTTCGCGGGCGCATGGCGCTCACGATGTTCCTCCTGTTCGCCCTCTACATCGTATTCGTGGGAGTACTCTCCCAAATCGGCTACTCGTACATGCTGATATTCGTGGGCATCTTCTTCCTCGCCCAGTTCCTCTTCAGCGACAAGCTCGCGCTGTACAGCATGGGCGCGAAGAAGGTCAGCGAGGACGAGTACCCGCAGTTGCACGCGATGGTCGGCCGGCTCTCCCAGCAGGCTGACCTCCCGAAACCCGACGTCGCCGTCGCGCAGTCGCGCGTCCCGAACGCGTTCGCGACCGGTCGGAGTCAGAAGAGTTCGACCGTCGCCGTGACTACGGGCCTCTTACAGACACTCGATCAGGAGGAGTTAGAGGGCGTGATGGCGCACGAACTCGCGCACGTGAAGAACCGCGACGTGATGGTGATGACCATCGCCTCGTTCCTCTCGACGGTCGCGTTCATGATCGTCCGCTGGGGCTTCTGGTTCGGGGGCGGCAGCCGCCGCGAGGGCGGCGCGCCCGTCATCGTCGCCATCCTCGTCTCGCTCGTGGTGTGGGTCGTCTCGTTCCTGCTCATCCGCGCGCTCTCGCGCTACCGCGAGTACGCCGCCGACCGCGGCGGGGCGACCATCACGGGTAACCCCTCGGCGCTCGCCTCCGCGCTGCTGACCATCGACGGCCGGATGGACAACGTCCCGAAGGAGGACCTGCGCGAGCAGTCGGAGATGAACGCGTTCTTCATCATCCCCATCCGCAGCGGCTTCATCGGTAAAATCGCCAGCACCCACCCCTCCACCGAGAACCGCGTCGAGCGTCTCCGCCAGTTGGAGCGCGAGATGGAAGGGCGCTGA
- a CDS encoding phosphoribosyltransferase, producing MFDDRTDAGERLADLLERRGVEADLVLAIPRGGLPVGRAVADRLGVPLDVVVAEKLGAPGNPELAIGAVAGDGSVWVNDELVDHLGVSSAYVERVRESEAENAREKVASYRGGEAVPELAGRRVVLVDDGIATGATAIACLRQIRSAGAAHLTLAVPVAPGDAESRLEGEFDAFVCVESPRWFGAVGQYYRSFGQVSNEEARAILESYEPNG from the coding sequence GTGTTCGACGACAGAACCGACGCGGGCGAGCGGTTAGCCGACCTGCTCGAACGGCGGGGTGTCGAAGCCGACCTCGTGCTCGCGATCCCGCGCGGCGGGCTTCCGGTCGGCCGCGCCGTCGCCGACCGACTCGGCGTCCCGCTCGACGTCGTCGTCGCGGAGAAACTCGGCGCGCCGGGGAATCCGGAACTCGCCATCGGAGCCGTCGCGGGCGACGGGAGCGTCTGGGTGAACGACGAGTTGGTCGACCACCTCGGCGTCTCCTCGGCGTACGTCGAGCGGGTCCGCGAGAGCGAAGCCGAGAACGCCCGCGAGAAGGTCGCGTCGTACCGTGGCGGGGAGGCCGTCCCGGAACTGGCGGGCAGGCGAGTCGTCCTCGTCGACGACGGCATCGCGACGGGCGCGACGGCCATCGCCTGCCTCCGACAGATACGGAGCGCCGGAGCGGCGCACCTCACGCTCGCGGTTCCGGTCGCGCCCGGAGACGCCGAGTCGCGGCTGGAGGGCGAGTTCGACGCGTTCGTCTGCGTCGAGTCGCCGAGGTGGTTCGGCGCGGTCGGCCAGTACTACCGGTCGTTCGGGCAGGTGTCGAACGAGGAGGCGCGGGCGATACTGGAGTCGTACGAACCGAACGGGTGA
- the radA gene encoding DNA repair and recombination protein RadA, with protein MADDDLENLPGVGPATADKLMEAGYRTYESIAVASPSDLGSKADIGESTANDVVLAARDAADIGGFETGSTVLERRETIGKLSWQIPEADDLLGGGLETQSITEVYGEFGAGKSQITHQMAVNVQLPKEVGGLRGSCIFVDSEDTFRPERIDDMVRGLDDEVIQATMDDREIEGTPGDDDAMDELIDDFLDKIHVAKAFNSNHQMLLAEKAEELASEHTDTEWPVRLLCVDSLTAHFRAEYVGRGNLADRQQKLNRHLHDIDRVGNLHNCVIIVTNQVSANPDAFFGDPTQPIGGNILGHKSTFRMYLRKSKGDKRIVRLVDAPNLPDGEAVMRVKNEGLKPE; from the coding sequence ATGGCAGATGACGACCTCGAAAACCTCCCGGGCGTCGGTCCCGCGACCGCGGACAAACTCATGGAAGCCGGTTACCGAACGTACGAGAGCATCGCCGTCGCGAGTCCGAGCGACCTCGGCTCGAAGGCGGACATCGGCGAGAGCACGGCCAACGACGTAGTTCTCGCCGCCCGCGACGCCGCCGACATCGGCGGCTTCGAGACCGGTTCGACGGTGCTCGAACGCCGCGAAACGATCGGCAAGCTCAGCTGGCAGATCCCCGAGGCCGACGACCTGCTCGGCGGCGGCCTCGAAACCCAGTCCATCACCGAAGTGTACGGCGAGTTCGGCGCGGGTAAGTCCCAGATCACCCACCAGATGGCGGTCAACGTCCAGCTCCCGAAAGAAGTGGGCGGTCTCCGCGGTTCCTGCATCTTCGTCGACTCCGAGGACACGTTCCGCCCCGAGCGTATCGACGACATGGTCCGCGGCCTCGACGACGAGGTGATTCAGGCGACGATGGACGACCGCGAGATCGAAGGCACTCCCGGCGACGACGACGCGATGGACGAGCTCATCGACGACTTCCTCGACAAGATTCACGTCGCCAAAGCGTTCAACTCCAACCACCAGATGCTCCTGGCCGAGAAGGCCGAGGAACTCGCCAGCGAGCACACCGACACCGAGTGGCCGGTCCGTCTCCTCTGCGTGGACTCGCTGACGGCGCACTTCCGCGCCGAGTACGTCGGCCGCGGCAACCTCGCCGACCGCCAGCAGAAGCTCAACCGTCACCTCCACGACATCGACCGCGTCGGCAACCTCCACAACTGCGTCATCATCGTCACGAACCAGGTGTCCGCGAACCCCGACGCGTTCTTCGGCGACCCGACGCAGCCTATCGGTGGAAACATCCTCGGCCACAAGTCGACGTTCCGGATGTACCTCCGCAAATCGAAGGGTGACAAGCGTATCGTCCGCCTCGTCGACGCGCCGAACCTCCCCGACGGCGAAGCCGTCATGCGCGTCAAGAACGAAGGGCTGAAGCCCGAATAA
- a CDS encoding NAD-dependent epimerase/dehydratase family protein, producing MDTVLVTGGLGRSGRWIVDRLADDYDVICADLSQPGFEVPERPRIDFRAADLTDRGEAFDLVSELDPDAVVHWAALPSPTRHAGGRVFETNTMATYNVLVAAARRNAKVVWASSESAYGFPFARETPLPDELPITEDHALRPEDPYGTSKVVGEEVAKMVVRRYDVPVASIRPSWIQYPGEYGCRDRDDLREGRPLSELDLDAGVGNFWSYVDVRDVASLVAATLDAGFRGHEAFHAAAAENYLDVATLDAVEEQFGALPDDCDLDGDASALSTAKADRLLDWRPAHSWREAVDESVTEPNLLAD from the coding sequence ATGGACACTGTACTCGTCACCGGTGGCCTCGGCCGCTCGGGTCGTTGGATCGTCGACCGACTCGCCGACGACTACGACGTGATTTGCGCCGACCTCTCGCAACCGGGCTTCGAGGTACCGGAACGCCCGCGAATCGATTTCCGGGCCGCCGACCTCACCGACCGCGGCGAGGCGTTCGACCTCGTCTCCGAACTCGACCCTGACGCCGTCGTCCACTGGGCGGCGCTTCCGTCGCCGACGCGCCACGCCGGCGGTCGGGTGTTCGAGACGAACACGATGGCGACGTACAACGTGCTCGTCGCCGCCGCGCGCCGGAACGCGAAAGTCGTCTGGGCGTCGAGCGAGAGCGCCTACGGCTTCCCGTTCGCCCGCGAGACGCCGCTGCCGGACGAACTCCCGATCACCGAGGACCACGCGCTGCGCCCGGAGGACCCCTACGGCACCTCGAAAGTCGTCGGCGAGGAAGTCGCGAAGATGGTCGTCCGACGGTACGACGTCCCGGTCGCCTCGATTCGGCCGTCGTGGATTCAGTACCCCGGCGAGTACGGCTGCCGCGACCGAGACGACCTCCGAGAGGGTCGACCGCTCTCGGAACTCGACCTCGACGCGGGCGTCGGTAACTTCTGGTCCTACGTCGACGTGCGCGACGTGGCGTCGCTCGTCGCGGCGACGCTCGACGCCGGGTTCCGGGGCCACGAGGCGTTCCACGCCGCCGCGGCGGAGAACTACCTCGACGTTGCGACGCTCGACGCGGTCGAAGAACAGTTCGGCGCGCTCCCCGACGACTGCGACCTCGACGGCGACGCGTCGGCGCTGTCGACGGCGAAAGCCGACCGCCTGCTCGACTGGCGACCCGCTCACTCCTGGCGCGAGGCGGTGGACGAATCGGTCACGGAACCGAACCTCCTCGCGGACTGA
- the pspAB gene encoding PspA-associated protein PspAB: MGLFDSIRSVLGLRAEADATRKADPEDLFGMSTAYLTMQADLGYDHVGAAALCFSSVDSTDFAETLDEVEAILHAGSEETGTTFRRHEDSHGYQWVVLEDSDPEDLVTSIHFAADEFIERGYGSRLLAAVFGFEKSDENVRAYWVYSFRRGAYYPFAPRTGHERNQRVEFKLQSVLDGELGIEDDERYWYPLWPDQRGGHPWD; this comes from the coding sequence ATGGGACTGTTCGACTCTATCCGCTCCGTGCTGGGTCTCCGCGCGGAGGCGGACGCGACTCGCAAAGCCGACCCCGAGGACCTCTTCGGGATGTCGACCGCGTATCTCACGATGCAGGCGGACCTCGGCTACGACCACGTCGGCGCGGCGGCGCTCTGCTTCTCGTCGGTCGACAGCACCGACTTCGCCGAGACGCTCGACGAAGTCGAGGCCATCCTCCACGCCGGCAGCGAGGAGACGGGGACGACGTTCCGCCGCCACGAGGACAGCCACGGCTACCAGTGGGTGGTGCTGGAGGACAGCGACCCCGAGGACCTCGTGACGAGCATCCACTTCGCCGCCGACGAGTTCATCGAACGCGGCTACGGCTCCCGGCTCTTGGCCGCCGTCTTCGGCTTCGAGAAATCCGACGAGAACGTCCGCGCGTACTGGGTGTACTCGTTCCGCCGCGGCGCGTACTACCCGTTCGCTCCCCGGACGGGCCACGAGCGAAACCAGCGCGTCGAGTTCAAACTCCAGTCCGTCCTCGACGGCGAACTCGGCATCGAAGACGACGAGCGGTACTGGTATCCGCTGTGGCCCGACCAGCGCGGCGGCCACCCCTGGGACTGA